The Thermodesulfobacteriota bacterium genome includes a region encoding these proteins:
- a CDS encoding MOSC domain-containing protein, with the protein MGTLVSINVSETKGVKKKSVPRARVGAEGIAGDAHAGPWHRMVSLLAEESIQKMRDAGLTVGPGDFAENLTTRGVDLLGLPLGTRLRVGSSVVLALTQHGKECHSRCAIYYQAGDCVMPREGVFAEVLSGGELAAGDPIEILPEAPEGSDARAP; encoded by the coding sequence ATGGGTACCCTCGTCTCCATCAACGTGAGCGAAACCAAGGGCGTGAAGAAGAAGTCGGTGCCGCGCGCCCGGGTGGGCGCCGAGGGCATCGCCGGCGACGCACACGCCGGCCCCTGGCACCGCATGGTGAGCCTGCTCGCGGAGGAGAGCATCCAGAAGATGCGCGACGCCGGGCTCACGGTGGGTCCGGGGGACTTCGCCGAGAACCTCACCACCCGCGGGGTCGACCTGCTGGGTCTGCCCCTGGGTACCCGGCTTCGGGTGGGCTCCTCCGTGGTCCTGGCCCTTACCCAGCACGGCAAGGAGTGCCACTCCCGGTGCGCCATCTACTACCAGGCGGGGGACTGCGTCATGCCCCGGGAGGGGGTCTTTGCCGAGGTCCTCTCCGGGGGAGAGCTCGCCGCCGGGGATCCCATCGAGATCCTCCCGGAAGCCC
- a CDS encoding type III pantothenate kinase, which yields MLLVVDVGNTHTVLGVYRGTELLGHWRIASEAHRTPDEVGVLLRSLFQVTGVAVGDIHGIAISSVVPALTPTFEEVAQAYLHRKPLVVGPGVKSGMPIHYEDPREVGADRIVNAVAGFDKYQTALIIVDFGTATTFDYVSAEGGYMGGMIAPGLAISMEALFARTSKLPKVALVRPARVLGRNTVHSMQSGIWFGYAALVDGLIDRLGQEVGGKPVVVATGGLAPVIAAETRRIDHVDEFLTLEGLRIIYERNTAEPNRAA from the coding sequence CTGCTGCTGGTGGTGGACGTGGGCAACACCCACACGGTGCTCGGGGTGTACCGGGGCACCGAGCTCCTGGGGCACTGGCGCATCGCCTCCGAGGCCCACCGCACGCCCGACGAGGTGGGGGTGCTCCTGCGCAGCCTCTTCCAGGTGACCGGCGTGGCCGTCGGCGACATCCACGGGATCGCCATCTCCTCGGTGGTTCCCGCCCTTACGCCGACCTTCGAGGAGGTGGCCCAGGCGTATCTCCACCGAAAGCCCCTGGTGGTGGGCCCCGGGGTCAAGTCGGGCATGCCGATCCACTACGAGGACCCCCGGGAGGTGGGGGCCGACCGGATCGTCAACGCCGTGGCGGGGTTCGACAAGTACCAGACGGCCCTCATCATCGTGGACTTCGGAACCGCCACCACCTTCGACTACGTGAGCGCGGAGGGCGGCTACATGGGGGGCATGATCGCCCCGGGTCTGGCCATCAGCATGGAGGCGCTGTTCGCCCGCACGAGCAAGCTGCCCAAGGTGGCCCTGGTCCGACCGGCCCGGGTCCTGGGCCGAAACACCGTGCACTCCATGCAGTCGGGCATCTGGTTCGGCTACGCGGCGCTGGTGGACGGCCTCATCGACCGGCTCGGCCAGGAGGTGGGGGGCAAGCCCGTAGTGGTCGCCACGGGGGGCCTGGCACCGGTGATTGCCGCCGAGACCCGCCGGATCGACCACGTGGACGAGTTCCTGACCCTGGAGGGGCTGCGGATCATCTACGAGCGCAACACGGCAGAGCCGAACCGGGCGGCCTGA
- a CDS encoding MXAN_5808 family serine peptidase, which yields MRRKISLVTLIAALVVFGLITAFSGSTATAPFHSLGDPFPRVIHQVFYHVEKKYVEPERASPRKLVEGALRALETQYPEVLVDIDEAKSTARVRVDAVERTFDLAPASRFSAAADVLNTVLTFVSANLGTAVEKKTLYYFALNGALGVLDPHSNALSPKHFKEFMIGTRGSFGGIGFVFGIRDGDMTIITPIEGTPADRGGLRSGDRILYIDGEPTINMPVDVAANKMRGEPGTQVTLTLSREQWPEPRALTFTREIIHVDSVESYVLGGPEAPVLYAKVKNFQKDTTDELRKAVAQAEAAHGNLRGIVLDLRNNPGGLLEQAIELSDGFMDAGVIVSTRGPESDANSRAEAKKDRLISRKPIVVLINQGSASASEIVTGALKGSRALVIGQKTFGKGSVQKLYPLTDGGALKLTVAQYLTPGDISIQSIGVQPDIAVYPVQVQAGKARLGAPPSHMEEAELENAFKEWGNASENHWAEIPFFEPVKEEDQRSFAELGKEEKLARLDEDFFLSLARRILARTKAAELAETRQALLAAATGELEAVRREEDGKIARTLAELGIAWDAGPGAPEAALEVEAPGELRLLAGETARISLSVRNGGTAPVTRVWGRTDSANPLLNNLDFPFGTVQPGETRTWTAEVAVPRSSLDRWDTVRLVLRQGDGTPAGEGTAEVRTQAVPRPEFAYVYELSDENTAEPARSGDGILEEAERGRFVIQVRNRGDAPSQTLEVNIRGDEKEQLYLEAARHKVEGLAPGATAEAPMGFRLVKADDEGKVSITVTLADREHGSFFSDTVSFPAGQPYPARDARKPPVVALKSPPPLRTAEEVVILEISVSDDEEVKEFYAYLGDKKIHYQRNRGGGKKLPVRLEVPLKPGSNRVLLAARDQKDLQTSRTFFVFRTEASPAGAGLGMR from the coding sequence GTGCGGCGCAAGATCTCCCTCGTCACCCTGATCGCGGCGCTGGTCGTTTTCGGCCTGATCACCGCCTTTTCCGGCTCCACCGCCACCGCTCCCTTCCACTCCCTGGGAGACCCCTTCCCCCGGGTCATCCACCAGGTGTTCTACCACGTGGAGAAGAAGTACGTGGAGCCCGAGCGGGCATCTCCCCGCAAGCTCGTGGAAGGGGCGCTGCGCGCCCTGGAGACCCAGTACCCCGAGGTGCTGGTGGACATCGACGAGGCCAAGAGCACGGCCCGGGTTCGGGTGGACGCGGTGGAGCGTACCTTCGACCTGGCCCCCGCCAGCCGCTTCAGCGCGGCCGCCGACGTGCTCAACACGGTGCTGACCTTCGTCTCGGCGAACCTGGGGACGGCCGTGGAGAAGAAGACCCTGTACTATTTCGCCCTCAACGGGGCGCTCGGGGTGCTCGACCCCCACTCCAACGCCCTGAGCCCCAAGCACTTCAAGGAGTTCATGATCGGCACCCGAGGCAGCTTCGGCGGCATCGGGTTCGTGTTCGGCATCCGCGACGGCGACATGACCATCATCACCCCCATCGAGGGCACCCCGGCGGACCGGGGGGGGCTGCGCAGCGGCGACAGGATCCTCTACATCGACGGGGAGCCCACCATCAACATGCCGGTGGACGTGGCGGCCAACAAGATGCGGGGCGAGCCGGGCACCCAGGTGACCCTGACCCTCTCCCGGGAGCAGTGGCCCGAGCCCCGCGCGCTGACCTTCACGCGGGAGATCATCCACGTGGACAGCGTGGAGAGCTACGTGCTCGGCGGCCCCGAAGCGCCGGTGCTCTACGCCAAGGTGAAGAACTTCCAGAAGGACACCACCGACGAACTGCGAAAGGCCGTGGCCCAGGCGGAGGCCGCCCACGGGAACCTCCGGGGCATCGTCCTGGACCTGCGCAACAACCCGGGGGGCCTCCTGGAGCAGGCCATCGAGCTCTCCGACGGGTTCATGGACGCGGGGGTGATCGTCTCCACCCGGGGGCCCGAGAGCGATGCCAACTCCCGCGCCGAAGCCAAGAAGGACCGCCTCATCTCCCGCAAGCCCATCGTGGTGCTGATCAACCAGGGCAGCGCGTCGGCCTCGGAGATCGTCACCGGAGCCCTCAAGGGATCCCGGGCCCTGGTGATCGGACAGAAGACCTTCGGCAAGGGCTCGGTGCAGAAGCTCTACCCCCTCACCGACGGCGGGGCTCTCAAGCTCACCGTCGCCCAGTACCTGACCCCCGGCGACATCTCCATCCAGTCCATCGGCGTGCAGCCCGACATCGCCGTGTACCCCGTGCAGGTGCAGGCGGGGAAGGCCCGTCTGGGCGCACCGCCGAGCCACATGGAAGAAGCCGAGCTCGAAAACGCCTTCAAGGAGTGGGGGAACGCCTCGGAGAACCACTGGGCCGAGATCCCCTTCTTCGAGCCGGTGAAGGAGGAGGACCAGCGCAGCTTTGCCGAGCTGGGGAAGGAAGAAAAGCTGGCCCGGCTGGACGAGGACTTCTTCCTCTCCCTGGCCCGGCGCATCCTGGCGCGGACGAAGGCGGCCGAGCTTGCGGAAACCCGCCAGGCGCTTCTCGCCGCAGCGACGGGGGAGCTGGAGGCCGTGCGGCGGGAAGAAGACGGGAAGATCGCCCGCACCCTCGCGGAGCTGGGCATCGCCTGGGACGCCGGCCCCGGAGCGCCGGAGGCGGCGCTGGAGGTGGAGGCTCCCGGCGAGCTGCGCCTCCTGGCGGGGGAGACGGCCAGGATCTCCCTGTCGGTTCGCAATGGGGGCACCGCCCCCGTCACTCGGGTCTGGGGGCGCACGGACTCGGCGAATCCCCTCCTGAACAACCTCGATTTCCCCTTCGGAACGGTCCAGCCGGGCGAGACCCGGACCTGGACGGCCGAAGTCGCAGTACCCCGGTCGTCGCTCGACCGCTGGGATACCGTGCGCCTGGTGCTGCGGCAGGGCGACGGGACCCCCGCCGGGGAGGGAACCGCCGAGGTGCGCACCCAGGCGGTGCCCCGTCCCGAATTCGCTTACGTATACGAGCTTTCCGACGAGAACACGGCCGAGCCTGCGCGCTCGGGGGACGGGATCCTGGAGGAAGCGGAGCGGGGCCGGTTCGTGATCCAGGTGCGAAACCGGGGGGATGCGCCGAGCCAGACCCTGGAGGTGAACATCCGGGGCGACGAGAAGGAGCAGCTCTACCTGGAGGCGGCGCGCCACAAGGTCGAGGGTCTGGCTCCGGGCGCCACGGCCGAGGCGCCCATGGGCTTTCGCCTGGTCAAGGCGGACGACGAGGGCAAGGTCTCCATTACCGTGACCCTGGCGGATCGGGAGCACGGAAGCTTCTTCTCGGACACGGTCAGCTTTCCGGCGGGCCAGCCCTACCCGGCCCGGGATGCCCGGAAACCCCCGGTGGTGGCCCTCAAGTCGCCGCCTCCCCTGCGGACCGCGGAGGAGGTGGTGATTCTCGAGATCTCGGTCTCCGACGACGAGGAGGTCAAGGAGTTCTATGCGTACCTCGGAGACAAGAAGATCCACTACCAGCGCAACCGGGGGGGAGGAAAGAAGCTCCCGGTGCGCCTGGAGGTGCCGCTCAAGCCGGGGTCGAACCGGGTGCTCCTGGCCGCCCGCGATCAGAAGGACCTCCAGACGAGCCGGACGTTCTTTGTCTTCCGCACCGAGGCGTCCCCCGCGGGCGCCGGGCTCGGGATGCGGTAG
- the era gene encoding GTPase Era, with translation MSQTPITHSGFIGLLGRPNVGKSTLLNRLLGQKLAITSPKPQTTRNRLAGVLNRGAAQLVFFDTPGVHEGEKLLNRFLVREALACLPDVDAAVFLVDAAEGLRPGDEALAARLRTAATPVLLGVNKVDVGSAPIEAFSGLLPFHSCHRLSALTGEGIEGLLDALSGLLPEGPEYYPEDQLTDRSERFIAQEFVREKIFELTGEEVPYSVAVTVDRWEERDNGVVAVYATIHVERDSQKGIIIGKAGRMIREVGHRARLDLEALLDTRVFLDLHVSVDKNWTKDPRGLQRYGYEAPS, from the coding sequence ATGAGCCAGACGCCCATCACCCACTCGGGATTCATCGGCCTGCTGGGCCGCCCCAACGTGGGCAAGTCCACCCTGCTCAACCGCCTCCTGGGACAGAAGCTCGCCATCACGAGCCCCAAGCCCCAGACCACCCGAAACCGGCTCGCGGGGGTCTTGAACCGGGGGGCGGCGCAGCTCGTCTTCTTCGACACCCCCGGGGTGCACGAGGGGGAAAAGCTCCTCAATCGCTTCCTGGTGCGGGAGGCCCTGGCCTGCCTGCCCGACGTGGACGCGGCCGTCTTCCTGGTGGACGCGGCCGAGGGTCTGCGCCCGGGCGACGAGGCCCTGGCGGCTCGGCTTCGCACCGCAGCCACGCCGGTGCTCCTGGGGGTCAACAAGGTGGACGTAGGGTCCGCCCCCATCGAGGCGTTCTCGGGCCTCCTGCCCTTCCACTCGTGCCACCGGCTCTCGGCCTTGACCGGGGAGGGGATCGAGGGCCTGCTCGACGCCCTGTCGGGGCTCCTGCCCGAGGGGCCCGAATACTACCCGGAAGACCAGCTCACGGACCGCAGCGAGCGGTTCATCGCCCAGGAGTTCGTCCGGGAGAAGATCTTCGAGCTCACGGGCGAGGAGGTCCCCTACAGCGTGGCCGTGACGGTGGACCGCTGGGAGGAGCGGGACAACGGCGTCGTGGCGGTCTACGCGACCATCCACGTGGAGCGCGACAGCCAGAAGGGCATCATCATCGGCAAGGCCGGGCGCATGATTCGGGAGGTGGGCCACCGGGCCCGCCTGGACCTGGAGGCGCTGCTGGACACCCGCGTCTTCCTGGACTTGCACGTGAGCGTCGACAAGAACTGGACCAAGGACCCCCGGGGCCTCCAGCGCTACGGGTACGAGGCGCCATCGTGA
- a CDS encoding biotin--[acetyl-CoA-carboxylase] ligase yields MTPTLADEILRRLVEAGGTPVSGQHLAARMGVTRAAVWKGVEALRRHGYRVESLPARGYRLTERGAGLRPGELAATLRTGRLGRPVRHLRRVDSTNREAERWAAEGAPEGALVLAERQTAGRGRLGRTWADLPGRSLLMSLLLRPALPAAETPPLTFAAAVALAEALARWVPAGDLELKWPNDVLLGGRKAAGILLEMRSEGQHTEYVILGVGVNVEGQPAEYPAEVRALCTTVAEWVCPAPRRLEVLCAFLEAFESAYDAYLASGLSALLPRWNRWSRLDGQPVRVQTPRGLVEGRALGLGPTGSLRVDPGDGREPLEVFAGDVERSTTRVP; encoded by the coding sequence ATGACACCGACCCTCGCCGACGAGATCCTCCGCCGCCTGGTCGAGGCCGGCGGAACCCCCGTCTCCGGGCAGCACCTGGCGGCCCGCATGGGGGTCACGCGGGCGGCCGTGTGGAAGGGGGTCGAGGCCCTGCGCCGCCACGGGTACCGGGTGGAGAGCCTGCCGGCCCGGGGCTACCGCCTCACCGAGCGCGGTGCGGGCCTGCGGCCCGGCGAGCTCGCCGCAACGCTGCGCACCGGGCGCCTGGGCCGGCCGGTGCGCCACCTGCGCCGCGTCGATTCGACCAACCGGGAGGCGGAGCGGTGGGCCGCCGAGGGAGCTCCGGAAGGGGCCCTGGTGTTGGCCGAGCGACAGACCGCCGGGCGGGGCCGGCTGGGGCGCACCTGGGCGGATCTTCCCGGCCGCTCGCTGCTCATGAGCCTGCTCCTGCGCCCTGCGCTCCCCGCCGCCGAGACCCCCCCGCTGACCTTCGCGGCTGCCGTGGCCCTGGCGGAGGCCCTGGCCCGGTGGGTGCCCGCCGGCGACCTGGAGCTCAAGTGGCCCAACGACGTCCTCCTGGGGGGGCGCAAAGCGGCCGGTATCCTCCTGGAAATGCGCTCCGAGGGGCAGCACACCGAGTACGTGATCCTCGGCGTCGGGGTCAACGTGGAGGGGCAGCCCGCCGAGTACCCGGCCGAGGTGCGGGCCCTGTGCACCACGGTGGCCGAGTGGGTCTGCCCGGCCCCCCGCCGGCTCGAGGTGCTCTGCGCCTTTCTCGAGGCCTTCGAGTCGGCCTACGATGCCTACCTGGCCTCGGGGCTCTCCGCCCTGCTCCCCCGCTGGAACCGGTGGTCCCGCCTGGACGGCCAACCGGTTCGGGTCCAGACTCCTCGGGGCCTGGTGGAGGGCCGGGCCCTGGGGCTGGGGCCCACGGGGTCGCTCCGGGTGGACCCGGGGGACGGCCGGGAGCCCCTGGAAGTTTTCGCTGGCGACGTGGAACGAAGCACCACGAGGGTACCGTGA
- the der gene encoding ribosome biogenesis GTPase Der: MIVAIVGRPNVGKSTLFNRLVGRREAIVEDVPGVTRDRHYAEVEWDRRRFHLVDTGGLETETGDELVALTSHQARYAVEEADLLLFVADARQGLLPADREIARYLRQRSKDVILVVNKVDGPGTDAAALEFHAAGFAEVVPVSAEHGRGVEDLVQALEARIPPGEPRPPAADEAVRVAVLGRPNVGKSSLVNRLLGQDRVAVSPVAGTTRDPIDTRVRAFGRDYVLIDTAGIRRKTRVEEGAERWSTLRAIRAIERAHVCLILLDAVEGLTDQDARILNLVQKGGRGAVLVLNKWDLVEKDAKTFDRAARDLRGRLGPHAHVPVVSLSALTGQRVPKVYEAVDRVHAEWIKRVPTSQVNAFLEAAVRELAPPVVGGKRTRLYYMTQVTAAPPRFAAFASYAEGIPASYARFLINRLRDAFGFAGIPVTIRFRNRSRRESAGARPRGLAGRGEEDDMRMEEEG; encoded by the coding sequence GTGATCGTAGCCATCGTCGGACGCCCCAACGTGGGCAAGTCGACCCTGTTCAACCGCCTGGTGGGGAGGCGGGAGGCCATCGTGGAGGACGTGCCGGGGGTGACCCGGGACCGCCACTACGCCGAGGTGGAGTGGGACCGGCGGCGCTTCCACCTGGTGGACACGGGGGGCCTGGAGACCGAGACCGGCGACGAGCTGGTGGCCCTCACGAGCCACCAGGCCCGCTACGCCGTGGAGGAGGCCGACCTGCTCCTCTTCGTGGCCGACGCCCGCCAGGGTCTTTTGCCCGCCGACCGGGAGATCGCCCGCTACCTGCGCCAGCGCTCCAAGGACGTGATCCTCGTGGTGAACAAGGTGGACGGGCCGGGCACCGACGCCGCGGCCCTGGAGTTCCACGCCGCGGGGTTTGCCGAGGTGGTGCCGGTCTCGGCCGAGCACGGCCGGGGCGTCGAGGATCTGGTCCAGGCCCTGGAGGCGCGCATCCCCCCCGGGGAGCCGCGGCCCCCCGCGGCGGACGAGGCGGTTCGTGTGGCGGTGCTGGGGCGCCCCAACGTGGGAAAGAGCTCCCTCGTGAACCGGCTCCTCGGGCAGGACCGGGTCGCCGTGAGCCCGGTGGCGGGCACCACCCGCGACCCCATCGACACCCGGGTCCGGGCCTTCGGCCGGGACTACGTGCTCATCGACACGGCGGGGATCCGGCGCAAGACCCGGGTGGAGGAGGGGGCCGAGCGCTGGAGCACGCTACGGGCCATCCGCGCCATCGAACGCGCCCATGTCTGCCTCATCCTGTTGGACGCCGTCGAGGGCCTCACCGACCAGGACGCCCGCATCCTGAACCTGGTCCAGAAGGGGGGGCGGGGCGCGGTGCTGGTCCTCAACAAGTGGGACCTGGTGGAGAAGGATGCCAAGACCTTCGACCGCGCGGCCAGGGACCTGCGCGGCCGCCTGGGTCCCCACGCCCACGTGCCCGTCGTGAGCCTCTCGGCCCTAACGGGCCAGCGGGTGCCCAAGGTGTACGAAGCGGTGGATCGGGTGCACGCGGAGTGGATCAAGCGGGTGCCCACGTCCCAGGTGAACGCGTTTCTGGAGGCCGCCGTGCGGGAGCTCGCCCCCCCGGTCGTGGGGGGCAAGCGCACCCGGCTCTACTACATGACCCAGGTGACGGCGGCGCCGCCGCGGTTTGCCGCCTTCGCGAGCTACGCCGAAGGCATCCCCGCGTCCTACGCGCGGTTCCTAATCAACCGGCTCCGCGACGCCTTCGGTTTCGCGGGGATTCCCGTGACCATCCGCTTCCGCAACCGCTCTCGCCGGGAGAGCGCCGGCGCGAGACCCAGGGGACTTGCGGGAAGGGGAGAGGAAGACGACATGCGGATGGAGGAGGAGGGCTGA
- the fusA gene encoding elongation factor G, with amino-acid sequence MKKFEVGSIRNVALVGHGGVGKTSLGEALLFTAGVTTRLGKVDDGTSLLDFEPEEKSHKLSISTSLASLEHKKHKVNLLDTPGYDVFLYEAQAALRAADAAVVVVSGETGTIKFETDKLWRYADEFELPRAVFVNRLDKENSSFEAALEALQGAFAASTFVPVQIPIGAEAGFKGYVDLLRQVACTFGDASGKPAEGPVPPELADAARSARDALVEHLVETDDALMERYFDGQEIAAAELLQALRKGVLTRQFVPVLVGAAAKNIGAGGLLDFLVEAAPSPADRGEALGTAPDGTPASRPPAEDAPFSALVFKTISDPFTGRLNLFRVFSGTLSSDSSVWNVTREEEERVGQIVTLLGKEAKPAPVASAGDILALAKLKVTGSGDTLATKAAPIRYALPQPPEPLMTLAAYPRARGDEEKMGQGLRRMQEEDPTLRLGREEQTHELLVSGMGRLHLDILCERMKRKYAADVELRKMKVPYRETLKGSTKVQGRYKKQTGGRGQFGDTWIEIRPLPRGSGFQFVDKIVGGAIPRQYIPAVEAGIFEAMRGGILAGYPMVDVEVTLFDGKYHDVDSSEMAFKIAGSLGFKKGAAECKPVLLEPVMEVRVQVPDAQMGDVIGDLNSRRGRVLGVDPQDGIQVIKAHVPLAEMLEYAPDLRSMTAGRGTFSMGFDHYDEVPAYAAEKIVAEAKAERGEE; translated from the coding sequence ATGAAGAAGTTCGAGGTGGGCAGCATCCGCAACGTGGCCCTCGTGGGCCACGGGGGCGTGGGGAAGACCTCCCTGGGAGAGGCCCTCCTCTTCACGGCGGGGGTCACCACCCGCCTGGGGAAGGTGGACGACGGCACCTCCCTCCTCGACTTCGAGCCCGAAGAGAAGAGCCACAAGCTCAGCATCTCGACCTCGCTGGCGAGCCTCGAGCACAAGAAACACAAGGTGAACCTCCTCGACACCCCCGGCTACGACGTCTTCCTCTACGAGGCCCAGGCCGCGCTGCGGGCCGCCGACGCCGCGGTGGTGGTGGTGAGCGGCGAGACCGGGACCATCAAGTTCGAGACCGACAAGCTCTGGCGCTATGCCGACGAGTTCGAGCTGCCCCGGGCCGTCTTCGTCAACCGCCTGGACAAGGAGAACTCGAGCTTCGAGGCGGCGCTGGAAGCCCTGCAAGGGGCCTTTGCGGCGTCCACCTTCGTGCCGGTGCAGATCCCCATCGGGGCCGAGGCGGGCTTCAAGGGGTACGTGGACCTCCTGCGCCAGGTGGCCTGTACCTTCGGGGACGCTTCCGGGAAGCCCGCCGAGGGGCCCGTGCCGCCGGAGCTCGCCGACGCCGCGCGCTCGGCCCGCGACGCCCTGGTGGAGCACCTGGTGGAGACCGACGACGCGCTCATGGAGCGGTACTTCGACGGGCAGGAGATCGCTGCCGCCGAGCTCCTCCAGGCCCTGCGCAAGGGGGTGCTGACCCGCCAGTTCGTGCCCGTGCTCGTGGGTGCCGCGGCCAAGAACATCGGGGCTGGCGGGTTGCTGGACTTCCTCGTGGAGGCCGCCCCCTCGCCGGCGGATCGGGGCGAGGCCCTGGGCACGGCTCCCGACGGTACCCCGGCGTCGCGCCCGCCGGCGGAAGATGCCCCCTTCTCCGCCCTGGTGTTCAAGACCATCTCGGACCCCTTCACGGGCCGCCTCAACCTCTTCCGGGTCTTCAGCGGTACTTTGTCCTCCGACTCCTCGGTCTGGAACGTCACTCGGGAGGAGGAAGAGCGGGTGGGCCAGATCGTGACCCTGCTCGGCAAGGAGGCCAAGCCCGCCCCGGTGGCCAGCGCGGGCGACATCCTGGCCCTGGCCAAGCTCAAGGTGACCGGCTCGGGGGATACCCTGGCCACCAAGGCCGCTCCCATCCGCTACGCCCTGCCCCAGCCCCCCGAGCCCCTCATGACGCTCGCCGCCTACCCCCGGGCCCGGGGCGACGAGGAAAAGATGGGCCAGGGCCTGCGGCGGATGCAGGAGGAGGACCCCACCCTTCGCCTGGGCCGGGAGGAGCAGACCCACGAGCTCCTGGTCTCGGGCATGGGGCGGCTCCACCTCGACATCCTCTGCGAGCGCATGAAGCGCAAGTACGCGGCCGACGTGGAGCTTCGCAAGATGAAGGTCCCCTACCGGGAGACCCTCAAGGGGAGCACCAAGGTGCAGGGGCGGTACAAGAAGCAGACCGGCGGACGCGGCCAGTTCGGCGACACCTGGATCGAGATCCGGCCCCTGCCCCGGGGGAGCGGCTTCCAGTTCGTGGACAAGATCGTGGGGGGCGCGATCCCGCGCCAGTACATCCCCGCCGTGGAAGCGGGCATCTTCGAGGCCATGCGCGGCGGCATCCTGGCCGGCTACCCCATGGTGGACGTGGAGGTCACTCTCTTCGACGGCAAGTACCACGACGTGGACTCCTCCGAGATGGCCTTCAAGATCGCCGGTTCCCTGGGCTTCAAGAAGGGGGCGGCCGAGTGCAAGCCCGTGCTCCTGGAGCCGGTGATGGAGGTGCGGGTGCAGGTCCCCGACGCCCAGATGGGCGACGTCATCGGTGATCTGAACTCCCGCCGGGGCCGGGTGCTGGGGGTGGACCCCCAGGACGGCATCCAGGTCATCAAGGCCCACGTCCCCCTGGCCGAGATGCTCGAGTACGCCCCCGACCTGCGGTCCATGACCGCGGGCCGCGGCACCTTCTCCATGGGTTTCGACCACTACGACGAGGTGCCGGCCTACGCGGCCGAGAAGATCGTGGCCGAGGCCAAGGCCGAACGAGGCGAGGAGTAG